One region of Jonesiaceae bacterium BS-20 genomic DNA includes:
- a CDS encoding sugar ABC transporter ATP-binding protein yields MSAPILVAKNLSIAFGEVRALSGVDLTIGAGEIRCLVGENGSGKSTFVKIVSGVYVPNEGTVTVGGAPLGAHDPREAISAGVQVIYQDLSLFDHLSVAENIAFNVVLHQGSVYVNRKQMEEIAVSQLQEMGVELPLNDPVSTLSVANKQLVAIARALSMDAKILFMDEPTTALTTKEVKRLLTIVHALKEKGLAIVFISHKLDEVFDVADTITIFRDGLKVGDFKAGDLDQASLTYHMTGREVLHEPYQRKSLDSDGASAPLLAVENLTKSDQYRDVSFAVRPGDILGLTGLLGAGRTELALTLFGLNKPDSGTIRVKGDQVRINDPWEAISLGLALVPEDRNAQGLFLTHTTNHNVSSTRLDKLLNKFGLVNAREERALAQQTVELMGVNNKNTEAIVGNLSGGNAQKVVIGKWIATDPTVFILDSPTVGIDIGSKEEIYDRIQKLAAQGMGVVFISDEPEEIIANCNRVIVMHEGDVIATFEDSDRSAPGFKDELARIISNPDSASAVPGTNTGGAQ; encoded by the coding sequence GTGAGTGCCCCAATTCTCGTGGCGAAAAACCTCTCAATTGCGTTTGGAGAAGTCCGCGCCCTCAGCGGTGTAGACCTGACAATCGGCGCAGGAGAAATCCGTTGCCTTGTTGGCGAAAATGGCAGCGGAAAGTCAACATTTGTAAAAATCGTCTCTGGTGTTTATGTGCCAAATGAAGGCACAGTAACAGTTGGAGGAGCCCCGCTTGGAGCGCACGACCCAAGGGAAGCTATCTCGGCCGGAGTTCAAGTAATCTACCAAGACTTGTCCCTCTTTGACCACCTCTCCGTAGCGGAGAATATTGCGTTCAATGTAGTGCTGCACCAGGGCTCGGTATACGTTAATCGCAAGCAAATGGAAGAGATTGCGGTAAGTCAGCTGCAAGAAATGGGAGTTGAACTGCCATTGAATGACCCCGTAAGTACGCTTTCGGTGGCCAATAAGCAGCTGGTGGCAATCGCGCGGGCCTTGAGTATGGACGCCAAGATACTCTTCATGGATGAGCCCACTACAGCCCTAACCACCAAAGAAGTCAAGCGACTCCTGACCATTGTGCATGCACTCAAAGAAAAGGGCTTGGCCATTGTATTCATTAGCCACAAGCTGGACGAGGTCTTTGATGTTGCTGACACCATCACCATCTTCCGGGATGGACTGAAGGTAGGAGATTTCAAGGCCGGTGACCTTGATCAAGCGTCCTTGACCTACCACATGACGGGTAGAGAAGTTCTCCATGAGCCGTACCAAAGGAAATCACTGGATTCTGATGGCGCCTCTGCTCCGCTGCTCGCAGTAGAAAACCTCACCAAATCTGATCAGTACCGAGATGTCTCATTCGCTGTTCGCCCGGGGGACATTCTAGGTTTGACTGGCCTTTTGGGAGCTGGGCGTACGGAGTTGGCGCTGACTTTGTTTGGGCTGAACAAGCCAGACTCTGGAACCATTAGAGTCAAGGGCGATCAGGTCCGGATCAATGATCCATGGGAAGCGATTTCACTTGGGCTGGCACTTGTCCCCGAGGACCGCAATGCTCAAGGCCTGTTTCTGACCCATACAACTAACCACAACGTGTCTTCTACACGCTTGGACAAACTTCTCAATAAATTCGGTCTAGTTAATGCTCGCGAGGAAAGAGCTCTCGCGCAGCAAACTGTCGAGTTGATGGGGGTCAATAACAAGAACACCGAAGCAATTGTGGGCAACCTTTCGGGAGGTAACGCCCAGAAAGTTGTGATTGGTAAGTGGATCGCAACCGATCCAACAGTCTTTATTCTAGATAGCCCAACGGTCGGAATCGATATCGGGTCAAAAGAAGAAATCTATGACCGCATCCAGAAACTTGCCGCTCAAGGAATGGGCGTCGTCTTCATTTCAGATGAACCTGAAGAGATCATCGCAAACTGC
- a CDS encoding substrate-binding domain-containing protein has translation MKFRARKAIVGIAAIASLSFMSACGTTADSGKSSPSAENSAGGGSSKPEGPYRIATVPKVEGISWFEAMKEGVNEFNDAQGDAVDAWQIGPDTEDAAKQVQIIEDLIAQEVDAIVVVPNDPQALTPALKKARDRGIVVITHEAPALAGTDAIDYDLEAFDNAYFGEVMFEQLASCMEGEGTFVGMVGSLTSETHMAWYNAGVEWLEKNAPGITAVAPQPYEDSNDDAKARANALEILKAYPDLGGFVNGSVSANANMAAVLKEKDNKNVCMSGLSLPSVAGPYLEEGWIYSAQAWSPGAAGYAANELALKVLNGETIESGIDLNQEGYENVTIENGLVIGEAVLMLSKGQFPDGYPF, from the coding sequence ATGAAGTTTCGCGCCCGCAAGGCAATTGTTGGCATCGCCGCAATTGCTTCCCTAAGTTTCATGTCCGCATGCGGAACCACCGCTGATTCCGGGAAGTCTTCGCCTTCCGCGGAGAACTCCGCAGGGGGTGGATCTTCCAAGCCAGAAGGGCCGTACCGTATTGCTACCGTGCCCAAGGTAGAGGGAATTTCATGGTTTGAGGCCATGAAGGAAGGTGTCAACGAGTTCAACGATGCCCAAGGCGATGCAGTAGACGCCTGGCAAATTGGTCCAGACACTGAAGACGCAGCCAAACAAGTCCAGATCATTGAGGACCTCATCGCGCAAGAAGTTGACGCGATCGTTGTGGTTCCAAATGATCCCCAAGCGCTAACCCCCGCCCTCAAGAAGGCACGTGACCGTGGGATCGTCGTTATCACTCACGAGGCCCCTGCTCTTGCCGGAACAGATGCAATTGACTACGACCTTGAAGCATTCGATAACGCGTACTTCGGTGAAGTCATGTTTGAACAGTTGGCCTCATGCATGGAAGGTGAAGGAACTTTCGTAGGCATGGTTGGCTCGCTAACTTCAGAAACACACATGGCTTGGTATAACGCCGGCGTCGAGTGGCTCGAGAAAAATGCTCCGGGTATCACCGCAGTTGCACCGCAGCCGTACGAAGACAGCAACGATGATGCCAAGGCACGTGCGAACGCACTTGAAATTCTGAAGGCTTACCCGGACTTGGGTGGTTTTGTGAATGGATCCGTTTCCGCCAACGCGAACATGGCGGCTGTCCTCAAGGAGAAGGACAACAAGAACGTCTGCATGTCCGGACTCTCGCTACCGTCAGTCGCAGGACCCTACCTAGAGGAAGGCTGGATCTACTCAGCTCAGGCCTGGAGCCCAGGTGCAGCAGGGTATGCAGCCAACGAACTGGCGCTGAAGGTCCTTAACGGCGAGACCATTGAAAGCGGAATTGATCTCAACCAAGAGGGTTACGAGAATGTAACCATCGAGAACGGTTTGGTGATTGGTGAAGCTGTCCTCATGCTGTCAAAGGGACAGTTCCCAGATGGTTACCCATTCTGA